In Euwallacea similis isolate ESF13 chromosome 19, ESF131.1, whole genome shotgun sequence, the genomic stretch AAGGAACACATCTCATTATATGACCAAAGCTGCATGTGTGGTCAGGGGACTGCCTATCAAAATTAAACCAACATAAACCCAATTAAAGTTCCctattattgttaaatcttgaaagtaaatttgtatgtttttttatgtaaatagttattaaattatgttttcttatttttgtctGACACAGTGTATTTATCATAAACCTTAGTGGGGTCATAGGGCTCCCAACGACTAGCGGGGAAAATGTGTTTGTTTCGCTCATACCAGCTTCTCATCAAAACTTTGCCCGCATGACTTTCCTCTTTTTCAACAGAGGCATCACTTACAAGTCTTACGTCATCATGAAcatcaaattgaaataatggTCCACTTTTTCCTCTTGCCTGAAAATTAATgcataaattgttaaaacttATTCCCCCTTTCTTGTGTTTAAACCAACCTTAGTGacaataaaatcataaaatgtataGTGATGAGGCACAATCAGGTCTTCTTTTACATACATAAGCTGATCTGCCATTACAGTctttaattcagaaaattctcGTCTTAGTAGTTCCAACACTTTCtgtaaaaattgatatatggAGTTGCCCTTCTTTACTCGAACAGTTCTTCTATGGCCAGAGCCATCCCAGTAGCTGAAAGTGATATCAATTTCCTCTTCTTTGAGTTTCTGTTGTTGTTCTGCCCACTGTTGCCGTAATTCCTCTCTAAAAAGATCTATTAtaggaaaaaaaactttgcaaATTAAAAGTCAGAAATACCTTAATCTGTTTTCCTCTTCTTCTCTCTCTCTGTCAGGCAAAAAGCTAGTATCAGCCATGggatcttttttaattttcttcaaattaatgGCATCAATTTCCTCTGCAGATCTCTTAAAGGAAGTAGAGTCTTCACTCTCATTATTATCATCTTCTTGATCATTTTCCTCCTCGTCTAGTGTGAAGGACAATGCTTGAATCTACAACCAAAGCTAGCACctttttattaacttattcTTTAGTACCTACAAAGTACCCCACTAACCTGTTTCTTCTGTCTGTTTTTTTCAGCCCGTTTGGCTTCAATTAATCTCAACCTTTCCCTCTCTTTTTCTGCCTGCTTTTGAGCTAGCTTTTTCTCCCGTTCTTTGACAATGTTCTCCTGTTTGGCTTTCATTTCGTCCAGGGTCACCAACCCTATGGTGGAGCTCTAAGGAATGTAAGTTAAGGGGATCCAAATATGAGACAACTTACTTTGAGCTGCTGCTCCACAGCATCATAATGGGtagcaaatttgttttcaatattGTTAATTCTCAAatcttcttcaattttcttcttgcGAATCTCCAAATCCTGTATTTCTTTCTCTCGCTTTTTCATGAGTTGCATGGCCCTTCCTGCCTCGCTTGCAGCCCCTTTGTAGTGCGCCATTTTGTGGAGTTATTGTTACTTCACAGATTGCTTGATAAGGAAGTTGGAGTAAATATCAGTGGTTTTCTAGTTTTGGGTACTTTAAGAAAAGTAGGAATTCAGTAGTGAAAGaaacaatcatttttaattgacCTTGACATACAACAAATGTTTTTCCCACATTTTCGGGTATCTGGAATTTTCtccaaaagaaaaatagtCACATAGCTTTATTCTAACATAATAGGGAGATGAAAGCCTTGCAAAACCGTTCAAACATATTTCCCAGAAAACTGTAAATTTAGTTCAATAAGCAACAAACCTCTTGATCTCCTTTTAATTTCCGCTCATCACACTATTACACTAAATTTGAACGCACTACAATATAGAGAAATAAAGTCTTCTGTCAAATTTGTCATAAAGAACTCACCGGTGTACCAAGTGCAAGTGCGTACAAGAAGTGTGACCAAGAACACACCTAGTGTTTGGGTTTTCGGTTTGAGGTTAAGAGTTTGCGAGTTTTgtgtttgattttattttttatttaataataataataataataattaaatagcTCTTAATTATAgtctattaattattttttatttagctATATGCACTTAATACTAAATTACACATTAACTAAATCTTCTCATTCATTATTCAATCCACCTCCTAAATAACATATCGGTAAGTTTATGGTAAACAAGTCAGCTTTATTAGCTTCATAATAGTCCTCCAGTGAACTCTGACAATGTGGCAAATTTACAATGCTCTCTTGAACATGTCAGTAAATTATATCATGTTTAAAAATGAGCACCTTCCCAAACAGATTAGCCTCTACCAATTGACAAGTCTTGGACAATGCAGTCACAAGCAGAATATAAACTAAAATCACCCCCAGACGATGCAATATCGAGCGTGAAGTTTGGCCCCAATactcaacaatttttattggtttctTCCTGGGACAGTTATGTAAGATTATATGACGTAAATACCAACAGCCTTCGCCATAAATATGCCCATGATAATGCTGTGCTTGACTGCTGCTTCACGGTAAGTCAAGTTATATTTATGGAGTATTCGTGTAAGTGAGTGATAAGGAACAGTGAGCATTATGTATACCATCCTGAAATCATAATGGAGATCCTTAAATTTGGGACACATATTCACCTCTTGCAACTTAGTTTCTGCTTATAGGATGCTGTACATTCCTATTCCGGAGGCTTAGATAGCACATTAAAatcttttgattttaataCAACTACCGAAAGTATTGTGGGGACCCATAATAATTCCATAAAATGTGTGGTGTACTGTAATGAATTTAATTGCATATTAACAGGTAGGCACCTTTCTACCATTAAAGGACTTTAAACTACTTTCATAAATTCCTCTCTTCAGGTAGCTGGGATGAGTATGTAAAAATCTGGGACCCCCGATCCTCAGGACCTAGTGGAACTTATAAGCAATGTGACAAAGTGCTCTCTATGGACACTTGTGGGGAGAAATTGCTTGTAGCCACTGCAGGGCGTAAggtatttgaatttttatgaaacattttacacctattttaaatttattaattataggTTTTAGTATGGGATATTAGAAATATGGCTTACACACTTCAGAAGCGTGAAACTAGTTTAAAATATCAGACCAGAGCTATTAGAGCTTTTCCAAATGGGCAAGGGTTTGTTCTCAGTAGTATTGAGGGTAACTTTTAGTGAAGCTGTATAAGGCAGAGTGTAAATGACTTGGAATTTTAGGAAGAGTTGCTGTAGAATATTTAGACACAAATCCTGAAATTCAAAAGAAGAAATACGCTTTCAAGTGTCATCGTATCAAGGAAGATGGCATGGAAAAGATATATCCTGTTAATGCCATAAGGTGacctaagaaaaaaaggaaaaataaatatataaattcaaTGGTTTTTAGTTTCCATCCGATTCACAATACTTTCGCCACCGGCGGTTCGGATGGTTACGTTAATGTATGGGATGGTTTCAATAAGAAAAGATTGTGCCAATTCCATCAGTACCACACATCAATTACCTCCCTCAGTTTCAGTAGTAATGGTGAGATTTTATCGCTAACAATTTCGGCTGAAGTTTTAAATGCATCTTGTTTTCAGGCTCTACCTTGGCAATCAGTACGTCATATTTCCTGGAAGAGGACAATCCCCCCAATCCATTACCTGAAGATTCCATATATATCAGATCTGTTACTGATCAAGAGACAAAGCCAAAGTACAGTTCGAATTCATAGCtttaagaaattattcaattaaaggattattttattgaataaaataattgactTTAGTGTTAGGCCTTTCAGATATTAGCATTTCACGCAATTCGAACCAACACctgcattaaaaatatattgccaATTTTTTCTGGCTATTGTTTGTACGGTGCCAACGTATTCGAGGCCTTaatcttttgtattttttcttctactTGTACTTCACTATTAAAGGTAATTAATGGTATTGTGTATTAAAGCTACAAGATTCATTTTGTTGTTATCATTTCTTCTAACGCTGTGAAAGCTTTTATGATTGATCAAATTATATTCTAGAATTTTCTTTAGCTATATATGCCGTGATCCAAGGAAATTTTTGACGTTTAGACGAAGTAATCGACtttgtttattgataattactcGGGCGGAAACTGAATCGGATCATCTTTCGTGTTTATACTGTGCTAGTTAGTCTAGGAAAGTACCGTTCAGATTGATGCTGAATTTTGGCTAAGTACCTTTGGTTGTCGAATGTGATACCACACTTCTTTCAGCTGCTCGGTATATTTATTCAGTCTGAGATACCGACGATGGATCGTTATTTGTATGGTGCGAAGGTCTCTTCTTTCatctttataattttctttaaccaGCCACTTTCATATCGCAAATAATCATAGTATATCGCTGAAGAATTTAGGAGTCTTAATAGAGCGTTTCTTTTAGGACAAGGTTTTTTATTCATCACACACatcattataaaattaaagatctAAATAAAAGTAAGTCTTGACCGGGTTTGATTTACCTGCCAAACGTTCAGTTCCTCGTATTCCTCGATACAGGCATCCACTTGGTTGGGGTTATATCCTTTCGCAGCACATTTCTCTAAAACATCAGATACTTTAACAGTCTTCTCGCTTCCAGCCAACTCTCTAATAATGGCGAATATCTTGTCGTTCACATTGGGAGGTCTGTACCCCTTGTTCTCGAAAGTTTGCTTCAGAGAATCTTTGCTCATTTCCATTAAACGTATGGCTTCGTTCACGTCGGCTTTTTCCACTAGGTTGGATAATCTATAAGACGTGTTAGTTTTGTTTCCCTTATTGTTTGAAGCAAAACAGCTTACCTCAATCGAGCCAAAGCAGTGGACAATCTCAAAATTCCCAGCAAGTTTCTGGCAGAGGTAAAAGTCATATCCTGAGAGTTCCTGGCCTCTCTGCGCAATTCCACGTATGCGTTCACAATAAAATCAGTCAGATCTTCGGGAATAACTGGCTCCTTCATCTTACACAATGCAACGTATTTCCTCATCACCGACATGCTCAAAGCGTCGGTTTGACTGGGCGGTTGCCTACAGTTCTGGTGCACGTAAGTAATGTGCTTTGCTAGACGTAGATCGTTGTCTCTGTCCGCCTTGTCTTGGATGAGCCATAGAAGATCAAAACGGGACAAAAGAGCGGCAGGCAATTGGATGTTTTGCTCGATGGTGCGTTTCGGGTTGTAGCGGCCATAGGCGGGATTAGCAGCGGCCAATATAGAAACGCGGGCATTAAGGCAGGTCATTATACCTTAAAGAGACTTGTTGTTGAAGGAAAACAGCAGCAGCCAATAATActtcaattttgataataaataagaaaaaaataatacgaGTTACCTGCTTTGGCAATACTGATGGTCTGTTGTTCCATTACTTCATGAATTGCGGTACGATCTACGTCTGCCATTTTATCAAATTCGTCAATACAGCAAACTCCTTGATCGGCCAGTACCAAAGCCCCGCCTAAACGCAGtaagatcaaaataaatacgAGTGATAAATCGCCTCCAAAAACTGACCTTCCAGCATCATCTCTCCAGTAAAAGGGTCTTTCATAACTGCAGCGGTTAAACCCACCCCCGAAGACCCTCGACCTAAATTTGTCCCATTGTACCATTAACAACAAAACTGTATCTTAAATTTACCAGTGGTGTATTGACTTCTCGGTGCCAGGCGGTCAATAAAACTCAATAGCTGCGATTTGGCAACTCCAGGATCACCCATCAGGCATATGTTAATATTCCCGCGGATTTTCATGCCTTAAAAAGAATGCTAattaatttccagaaatttccaaaagtcAAGAAAACTGGTACCGTCCGGTCGCTTGTCCACTCCTCCTACTAGAAGCAAGAGGAGCGCCTTTTTAACGTCTGCATGACCGTAAATTTCAGGAGCAATTGACATGGCCAACTTGCCATAAAAGTCGTCTTCGGTGAGGACTGCTAATTCTTCAGGGGTTAGCTGTTTGGCGGCGTCTTCATCTTCAGCAGTTTTGTTaagagaaataattttgtgaGCGTCCAGGAAGGTCTCTGACATTAAACCAGCTGTAATCTGATTAGGGGGAAAGTTTCAATGTTATTTGAACTGATAATAGGGGAGGAATTTTGAACTTAAAAGTAGCATTTCCTTACCTAATCATGcaaataacaaatttctaACTACAGAACTACCTGTTTAAATCCCTGCCTAGCCAATGGCAAAAATATGCCAGTAATAGCTACATGGTCCCCAGGTAAGGCCTGCCTGGTAATCTCACCCCTACAAAACACTGTCATTGACCTAGGAATATGTCCCACAGGCACTTGGTCAGTGTGCTCTTGGATTTTTACCTCTtgaaactgttaaaaaaatgttcatattcaCAACTCGATTTGCCATTTCAAATGAATGTTATACAcactttgataaattttgaacCTCTGGTTTGAAGGTACAAACGACCTCCAGACTTGTTAACTTTACAGTCCTCACTAGGGCACAAAGTCTCGGGCATAAAACTTAAGCTAGAAATTGGTTGGTAAGTTTCAGCCCCACACTGATCACATGTGTAAGTTGCCACACACATCAGTGGCTTCACTTCAGTGCTTCTGGTGACAATACCTGTGAAAACAATGACCTCACTCTAATTTCTTATGTTCCTGTGCAGCAATAACTTCACACCTCTGACTGTAACTAGCTTGCCTAACTGGTTAGCCTTAACATCCCTAATAGGTTGATGCTTTCGAGTAGACAAAtccttgaaataaatttcaaatctcTTCATCAATTCTGGAGGAAAGTGGTTTCTAGGGTTCCTCTGTTCATTTGGCTGCCTAGTTCTTTGCTCCATCATAAGCCTGTGAAATAAATGTCCATCACCTATATCACCAACTACATCTTAAGGCTATTATACCTATGCTCAATATAAACATCCAAAGCATCTTTGGCGACAACCTCTCCCTGAACAAATGTGGGTAACAATTCATATACTATATCAGACAGGAGCAAAGTGTATCTTCTAGTATTGTTAATCACATCATTGGCAAGCTCGTCATTGAAATCACTCAAATCGTCTAATTCAACATGCATGGAGATTTGCTCTCGATGGGCAAGTTTAGTTAGCTGATTGGAGTATTTGAAGTTCTTGTTCCCATGAGCGTCTTGTACACAGTACTCTGTGAGGAATCTTTTAAGGGTCTCCTTTTCTGTATCATAATCGCGCCGGACCATGATTTGTTAGTGcttggaatttatttattattttgttgcaatttgCCTTGCCACGATTGTTGATAGAAGTGGAGGACTATATATTGAAGTTCAATCAACAACTTAAATTGTTATATTACCTTTACGAAATAAAACACTCACTAGAGAAAAAAGctggtttaattaatttataattgtgGAAATGAGTGGGAAACCAACAGAAACTCCAATTCAGTCGAAAATAGTGGTGTTGGCacaatataaacaataattttggcGGGAAATAGGGAATTACGGGTATTATTTGACACCAAGCGTTTTTTGCGGCTAATGTGACAGCACTGAAGGTGTTTTCCATTGTAATGTATGCTAATTTAGTGCAGCAGTGTAATACCAACTCGTTTCCCATGGTTTTGAGATACGGCAGCTGGTTCAGTACATGTCAACTTTGTCAAGAATATAAACAAAAGACGCTTTATTGTTTGTTCCATTTTAACagctcaaaatttaaaaaaatgttatcgTTCTAAAGTTGCAAATGCAAAAACTTcagcaataaaaacaaacttgGTGCGAAGCCCTGAGTCGTTGTGATAGTGTGCAATGCTTAAAAATTCTGCGTTCTCTACCCT encodes the following:
- the Bub3 gene encoding mitotic checkpoint protein BUB3; amino-acid sequence: MQSQAEYKLKSPPDDAISSVKFGPNTQQFLLVSSWDSYVRLYDVNTNSLRHKYAHDNAVLDCCFTDAVHSYSGGLDSTLKSFDFNTTTESIVGTHNNSIKCVVYCNEFNCILTGSWDEYVKIWDPRSSGPSGTYKQCDKVLSMDTCGEKLLVATAGRKVLVWDIRNMAYTLQKRETSLKYQTRAIRAFPNGQGFVLSSIEGRVAVEYLDTNPEIQKKKYAFKCHRIKEDGMEKIYPVNAISFHPIHNTFATGGSDGYVNVWDGFNKKRLCQFHQYHTSITSLSFSSNGSTLAISTSYFLEEDNPPNPLPEDSIYIRSVTDQETKPKYSSNS
- the LOC136415211 gene encoding protein FAM50 homolog; this encodes MAHYKGAASEAGRAMQLMKKREKEIQDLEIRKKKIEEDLRINNIENKFATHYDAVEQQLKSSTIGLVTLDEMKAKQENIVKEREKKLAQKQAEKERERLRLIEAKRAEKNRQKKQIQALSFTLDEEENDQEDDNNESEDSTSFKRSAEEIDAINLKKIKKDPMADTSFLPDREREEEENRLREELRQQWAEQQQKLKEEEIDITFSYWDGSGHRRTVRVKKGNSIYQFLQKVLELLRREFSELKTVMADQLMYVKEDLIVPHHYTFYDFIVTKARGKSGPLFQFDVHDDVRLVSDASVEKEESHAGKVLMRSWYERNKHIFPASRWEPYDPTKVYDKYTVSDKNKKT
- the Mcm7 gene encoding DNA replication licensing factor Mcm7, whose product is MVRRDYDTEKETLKRFLTEYCVQDAHGNKNFKYSNQLTKLAHREQISMHVELDDLSDFNDELANDVINNTRRYTLLLSDIVYELLPTFVQGEVVAKDALDVYIEHRLMMEQRTRQPNEQRNPRNHFPPELMKRFEIYFKDLSTRKHQPIRDVKANQLGKLVTVRGIVTRSTEVKPLMCVATYTCDQCGAETYQPISSLSFMPETLCPSEDCKVNKSGGRLYLQTRGSKFIKFQEVKIQEHTDQVPVGHIPRSMTVFCRGEITRQALPGDHVAITGIFLPLARQGFKQITAGLMSETFLDAHKIISLNKTAEDEDAAKQLTPEELAVLTEDDFYGKLAMSIAPEIYGHADVKKALLLLLVGGVDKRPDGMKIRGNINICLMGDPGVAKSQLLSFIDRLAPRSQYTTGRGSSGVGLTAAVMKDPFTGEMMLEGGALVLADQGVCCIDEFDKMADVDRTAIHEVMEQQTISIAKAGIMTCLNARVSILAAANPAYGRYNPKRTIEQNIQLPAALLSRFDLLWLIQDKADRDNDLRLAKHITYVHQNCRQPPSQTDALSMSVMRKYVALCKMKEPVIPEDLTDFIVNAYVELRREARNSQDMTFTSARNLLGILRLSTALARLRLSNLVEKADVNEAIRLMEMSKDSLKQTFENKGYRPPNVNDKIFAIIRELAGSEKTVKVSDVLEKCAAKGYNPNQVDACIEEYEELNVWQVNQTRSRLTFI